Genomic DNA from Haliaeetus albicilla unplaced genomic scaffold, bHalAlb1.1 scaffold_175, whole genome shotgun sequence:
gtgtaatgggtgtaatgggtgctgggtgcagtgGGTGCAAAGCCACAAGACAGGCAGGCAATGGGTataatgggtgtaatgggtgtaatgggtgtaacGGTGTAATGGGTAtaatgggtgctgggtgcagtgGGTGCGAAGCCACAGGACATCCAGggaatgggtgtaatgggtgtaatgggtgtaatgggtgctgggtgcagtgGGTGCAAAGCCACAGGACATCCAGggaatgggtgtaatgggtggaatgggtgtaatgggtgtaatgggtgtaatgggtgctgggtgcagtgGGTGCAAAGCCACAAGACATCCAGGcaatgggtgtaatgggtgtaatgggtgtaatgggtgtaatgggtgctgggtgcagtgGGTGCAAAGCCACGAGACATCCAGGcaatgggtgtaatgggtgtaatgggtgtaatgggtgctgggtgcagtgGGTGCAAAGCCACAAGACAGGCAGGCAATGGGTataatgggtgtaatgggtgtaatgggtgtaatgggtgtaatgggtgctgggtgcagtgGGTGCAAAGCCACAGGACATCCAGggaatgggtgtaatgggtgtaatgggtgtaatgggtgtaatgggtgctgggtgcagtgGGTGCAAAGCCACGAGACATCCAGGcaatgggtgtaatgggtgtaatgggtgtaacgggtgtaatgggtgtaatgggtgctgggtgcagtgGTGCAAAGCCACAAGACAGGCAGGCAATGGGTataatgggtgtaatgggtgtaatgggtgtaatgggtgtaatgggtgctgggtgcagtgGGTGCGAAGCCACAGGACATCCAGggaatgggtgtaatgggtgtaatgggtgtaatggtGTAACGGGTGtaatgggtgctgggtgcagtgGGTGCAAAGCCACGAGACATCCAGGcaatgggtgtaatgggtgtaatgggtgtaatgggtgtaatgggtgtaatgggtgtaatgggtgcaATGCTACAGGACGTCCGGGcaatgggtgtaatgggtgtaatgggtgtaatgggtgtaatgggtgctgggtgcagtgGGTGCAAAGCCACAAGACAATCCAGGcaatgggtgtaatgggtgtaatgggtgtaatgggtgtaatgggtgctgggtgcagtgGGTGCAAAGCCACGAGACATCCAGGcaatgggtgtaatgggtgtaatgggtgtaatgggtgtaatgggtgctgggtgcagtgGGTGCAAAGCCACAGGACAGCCAGggaatgggtgtaatgggtgtaatgggtgtaatgggtgtaatgggtgctgggtgcagtgGGTGCAAAGCCACAGGACATCCAGggaatgggtgtaatgggtgtaatgggtgtaatgggtgctgggtgcagtgGGTGCAAAGCCACAGGACATCCAGggaatgggtgtaatgggtgtaatgggtgtaatgggtgtaatgggtgctGGTGCAGTGGGTGCAAAGCCACGAGACATCCAGGcaatgggtgtaatgggtgtaatgggtgtaacGGTGtaatgggtgctgggtgcagtgGGTGCAAAGCCACAAGACAGGCAGGCAATGGGTataatgggtgtaatgggtgtaatgggtgtaatgggtgtaatgggtgctgggtgcagtgGGTGCGAAGCCACAGGACATCCAGggaatgggtgtaatgggtgtaatgggtgtaatgggtgctgggtgcagtgGGTGCAAAGCCACAGGACATCCAGggaatgggtgtaatgggtgtaatgggtgtaatgggtgtaacGGGTGtaatgggtgctgggtgcagtgGGTGCAAAGCCACGAGACATCCAGGcaatgggtgtaatgggtgtaatgggtgtaatgggtgtaatgggtgcaATGCTACAGGACGTCCGGGcaatgggtgtaatgggtgtaatgggtgtaatgggtgtaatgggtgtaatgggtgtaatgggtgctgggtgcagtgGGTGCAAAGCCACGAGACATCCAGGcaatgggtgtaatgggtgtaatgggtgtaacgggtgtaatgggtgtaatgggtgctgggtgcagtgGGTGCAAAGCCACAAGACAGGCAGGCAATGGGTataatgggtgtaatgggtgtaatgggtgtaatgggtgtaatgggtgctgggtgcagtgGGTGCGAAGCCACAGGACATCCAGggaatgggtgtaatgggtgtaatgggtgtaatgggtgtaatgggtgctgggtgcagtgGGTGCAAAGCCACGAGACATCCAGGcaatgggtgtaatgggtgtaatgggtgtaatgggtgtaatgggtgtaatgggtgctgggtgcagtgGGTGCAAAGCCACGAGACATCCAGggaatgggtgtaatgggtgtaatgggtgtaatgggtgtaatgggtgctgggtgcagtgGGTGCAAAGCCACAAGACAGGCAGGCAATGGGTataatgggtgtaatgggtgtaatgggtgtaatgggtgtaatgggtgctgggtgcagtgGGTGCGAAGCCACAGGACATCCAGggaatgggtgtaatgggtgtaatgggtgtaatgggtgtaatgggtgctgggtgcagtgGGTGCAAAGCCACGAGACATCCAGGcaatgggtgtaatgggtgtaatgggtgtaatgggtgtaatgggtgtaatgggtgctgggtgcagtgGGTGCAAAGCCACGAGACATCCAGggaatgggtgtaatgggtgtaatgggtgtaatgggtgtaatgggtgctgggtgcagtgGGTGCAATGCTACAGGACGTCCAGGcaatgggtgtaatgggtgtaacgggtgtaatgggtgtaatgggtgtaatgggtgcagtgggtgctgggtgcagtgGGTGCAGTGCCGCAGGACGTCCATGCAATGGGTGTGACGGATGCGATGGGTGCTGCATGCCACCAGACCTCCATGCAATGGGTGCAGTGGGTGCAGTGGGTGCAATGCCGCAACACGTCCATGCAATGGGTGCAGTGGGTGCAGTGGGTGCAATGCCACAACACGTCCATGCAAGGGGTGCCATGGGTGCTGCCTGCAATGGGTGCAACCGTTGCAACGGGTGCTGGGCTGCTTGGGGAGAGGCGTGCCACGCGTGCATGGGCACGACACCTCCATGCAACGGCCGcgatgggtgctggggtgccACGTGTGCATTAGCGCAACGCGCCCACGCAACGGGCGCCGGGGTGCAACGGGCCCTGCGCTGCAACCTCCCAAGGCGCCCATGGGTGCTGCCTGCAATGCCATGACGTGTCCATGCAACAGGCCTTGGGTGCGGTGCCCCCCCCGACACCCACGCAATGGATGCGACGGGTGCTGGGGGGCAACGGGGGCAGAGGTGCAATGGGCATCGGGTGCTGCGTGTGCATCGCCCCGACATGGCTGCAacggccccccccacccccatgcCACAGCTGCGATGGGTGCAATGGGGTGCAGcatcgcccccccccccaacccttccACGTAATGGGTGCAATGGGTGCAACGCCCTCCCCCATCCATGCAACGGCTGCAACAGCTGCTGGGTGCAGTGGGTGCAGTGGGTGCAatggctgcagcatcccccccccgcccccccatgCAATGGGTGCTGGGTGCAATGTGCGCGATGGCTGCaattccctccccccccacctgcAATGGGTGTGGGGTGCAATGGGTGCAGTGGGTGCAACatcccgaccccccccccccacccccccccaacccgaCCCCCTCCACCCCCGGCATCCCTGCAACGGCTGCAAGAGCTGCTGGGTGCAATGGGTGCCACAGATGCaataacaccccccccccccccccccaaatccacgCAACGGCTGCTGGGTGCAATGGGTGCTGCGGGTGCCACgctccccccccaaatccatgCAACGGCTGCTGGGTGCAATGGGTGCAATATGTGCAATGGGTGCTGCGGGTGCCATGGGTGCaatgccacccccccccccccaaatccatgCAACGGCTGCTGGGTGCAATGGGTGCAATGGGTGCAacaacccccccctcccccccagtcCATGCAACGGCTGCTGGGTGCAATGGGTGCAACGGGTGCTGCGGGTGCCACGGGCGCAAAATacccgccccccccaaaaaaatccacacaacAGCTGCTGGGTGCAATGTCTGCAATGGGTGCAATGGGTGCCACGGGCGCAacgtacccccccccccccgaatccATGCAACGGCTGCCGGGTGCAATGGGTGCGATGGGTGCAATGGGTGCCGTGGGTGCAACGTACCCCCCCAAATCCATGCAACGGCTGCCGGACGCAATGTCTGCAATGGGTGCaatgggtgctgtgggtgcaACGTACCCCCCCGAATCCATGCAACGGCTGCCAGACACAATGGGTGCAATGGGTGCCACGGGCGCAACATACCCCCCGAATCCATGCAACGGCTGCCGGGTGCAATGGGTGCAATGGGTGCAATGTCTGCAATGGGTGCAATGGGTGCCACGGGCGCAACGTACCCCCCCGAATCCATGCAACGGCTGCCGGACACAATGGGTGCAATGGGTGCAATGTCTGCAATGGGTGCAGTGGGTGCCGTGGGTGCAACGTACCCCCCCGAATCCATGCAACGGCTGCCGGACACAATGGGTGCAATGGGTGCAATGTCTGCAATGGGTGCAATGGGTGCCACGGGCACAACGTACCCCCCCGAATCCATGCAACGGCTGCCAGACGCAATGGGTGCAATGGGTGCCACGGGCGCAACGTACCCCCCGAATCCATGCAACGGCTGCCAGATGCAATGGGTGCAATGGGTGCAATGTCTGCAATGGGTGCAGTGGGTGCCGTGGGTGCAACGTACCCCCCCCGAATCCATGCAATGGCTGCCGGACACAATGGGTGCAATGGGTGCCACGGGCGCAACgtaccccccccaaatccatgCAACGGCTGCCAGACGCAACGGGTGCAATGGGTGCAATGGGTGCAATGTCTGCAATGGGTGCAATGGGTGCCGTGGGCGCAACGTACCCCCCCCGAATCCATGCAACGGCTGCCGGACGCAATGGGTGCAATGGGTGCCACGGGCGCAACGTACCCCCCCAAATCCATGCAACGGCTGCCAGACGCAATGGGTGCAATGGGTGCAATGGGTGCAATGGGTGCAATGGGTGCCACGGGCGCAACGTACCCCCCCGAATCCATGCAACGGCTGCCGGACGCAATGGGTGCAATGGGTGCCACGGGCGCAACGTACCCCCCCCGAATCCATGCAACGGCTGCCGGGTGCAATGGGTGCAATGGGTGCAATGGGTGCCACGGGTGCAACATACCCCCCCGAATCCATGCAACGGCTGCCGGGTGCAATGGGTGCAATGGGTGCAATGGGTGCAATGTCTGCAATGGGTGCAATGGGTGCCACGGGCGCAACGTACCCCCCCAAATCCATGCAACGGCTGCCAGACGCAATGGGTGCAATGGGTGCAATGGGTGCCGCGGGCGCAACGTACCCCCCTGAATCCATGCAACGGCTGCCGGACGCAATGGGTGCAATGGGTGCCACGGGCGCAACGTACCCCCCCGAATCCATGCAACGGCTGCCGGACGCAATGGGTGCAATGGGTGCAATGTCTGCAATGGGTGCAATGGGTGCCACGGGCGCAACGTACCCCCCCAAATCCATGCAACGGCTGCCAGACGCAATGGGTGCAATGGGTGCAATGGGTGCCGCGGGCGCAACGTACCCCCCTGAATCCATGCAACGGCTGCCGGACGCAATGGGTGCAATGGGTGCCACGGGCGCAACGTACCCCCCCGAATCCATGCAACGGCTGCCGGACGCAATGGGTGCAATGGGTGCAATGGGTGCAATGGGTGCCACGGGCGCAACGTACCCCCCCGAATCCATGCAACGGCTGCCAGACGCAATGGGTGCAATGGGTGCAATGGGTGCAATGGGTGCCACGGGCGCAACGTACCCCCCCGAATCCATGCAACGGCTGCCAGACGCAATGGGTGCAATGGGTGCAATGTCTGCAATGGGTGCTGCGGGCGCAacgtacccccccccccccaaatccacaCAACAGCTAACGGGTGCAACGGGCCCCCTCGCAATCCATGCAACAGCCGCAGCGCCCGCGCCCCTCCCCAAATCCCtgcaaaacaccccccccccccccacccaatgggtgctgcccccccccttatttttttttttttttccttttttcctcttttttctccccaaacctACCTGTGTCTCCCCGGGGCGCCGCCCCTGTCTCCCCCGAAGGGTCCCTCTCCCGCCGCCTGGGCCAAGCCGCGGCGATTCCTCCTCCGCCGATTCCTCCTCGTCCGGCCTCTTCCCAAATTTCGGCCCTTCGGCCGTCGCCCCCCCtcgccgctcccccccccccgcgccccctgCTCCTCGCCCGCTCCCCCCGTCGCCCGAGGGCCCGTAGGGTGGGGGTCCCTCCCCGCTTTCGGCCGGGTGGTCGCTGCTGCTGCGGCTGTCGACTTCTTCGATCCCCGAATCGGTGACGGGGTCGGCGCCttcggggaccccccccccgatACCTAAAGGCCCCGAGGGGCCGGTggcggcgccccccccccggcggttTTCGGGGGTCCCTTGGGTGAGGGTGGCCACTTCGCTGTCGTAGGAGGTGAGGCTGGAGGCGGTGGAGTCGCCTACGGGGGGGCCCTCCGGCCCCTCGAAACTGTTGGCGAATTCCAAGGGGGGGGGCAACGGTTCGGCCAAGAGCAGCTCCTCGTCCCCGTCCACCGAAGGAGCCGGGGGGGGCAACGCCAACAGGCCCCCGGCTTCGGCGAAACGCACCCGCAATTCCAACCGGCCCTCGGCGGAAGGGGGCGAGGGAGAGacggggggggcggcggggggggggaccccaagtTTCGGCCGGCGACGGGGGGCGGCCGCTTCGTCTCGGGCTGCCGGGGGGGCCGGTTTGCTTTTCGGTAAGGGCGAAGCGGCGGGTTGCAACGCGGCCAAAGCCAAGGGTAACGACGCGCCCCCCCCGCGGAAAgcggccgccggccccccccccgctttgcAACGAAGCCCCCTCCGGCGTCAACGGCACGAGGCCGGCGCGGAAGGCGGCCAAACCGGCTTGCAACGGCGCCGAATCCGGCCTCGCCGCGCCCCCCCCGGCGTGCgaagccgccgccgccgccccccccggtTGCAAAACCGCCAAACCGGCCGGCAAAACGCCGCTTGCCGCTTGCGAAGGTTGGCGCAAAGCCGCCAAGCCCGTCGGCGCCAAGGCCGCCAAACCGGCCGGCAACGCCGTTAAACCGGCCGCTAAAGGCCCCAAGCCGGGTTGCGCCGCCGCCGGTTGCGCCGCCGCCGGTTGCGACGCCGCCGCCGGCTGCAACAACGCCGGCTGCAGCGCCGCCGCCAAGCTCTTGCAACCCGCCGGCGTGGCCGAAGACGCGCCGGCGCGGGCCGGCGTCGAGACCAGGTGCGAAGGCGTGGCGGCGGCGTGGCCGGGCGTGGCGGCGGCGTGGCCGGGCGTGGCGCCGGGCGCGGCCACGCTGCTAAAAGCGCTTCCCCCTCCGGTACCTTTGCGGTAAGGCCGCGGCGGAAAAACTTCGCCGGCGAACATGCCTTCGTCGATGCTTTTGGAAtggcggaggcgggggggagcggCCAGGACCCCCCCGGCGGCATCTTCCTCTTCCTCGGTGGAGAGGAAGAGCGCGGACCTTCGCCGcgcgtccccccccccccactccctcctgGCCGCCCCCACCAAAGCCGCCCCGAATTGGGAGGTGAAGTCGAAAGcgggcggcggaggaggaggaggaggagggtgggggggggatgaAGATACCCCCCCCACCACCGATGGGGGGGGGACGTCGCCGGGACCCCCGCTCCCCCCTTCGGCTTCCACGCTGCTGCCCCGGCTGCTTCGCCcgctgctgctggtggagggGGCTTTTACCACGATGGTGGGGATGGCGATAGAACTTTTgtccccccccggacccccccccagcccccccccaccccccccgccttccTCCACCTTCGTCTGCTTCACCAAAGGGCCTTTGCGACGTAAAGGTttggggggacccccccctcccaaaCCGGGGCCCGGCGTcatcgtccccccccccgccgcttcCTCGCCCCCCGAAATTATAAAGGCGccaaggaccccccccccctGGTCCCGTTCCCACGCTTCGAGGGGTGGCGGCACCCAAAGGTGCCGGGGGGGTGCTGTAGGGGGGTTCGGGGGGAGACGTGGtaggtggggggggggatgtcgTCCGAACCGGGAACCGAAAGGCTGCGGCTGAATTTTCCGCTGGGGGGGGCCAGGAAGGGTTTGTCCTCCTCGGGGGCACctggaaaaggggggggggaagggggattCAGGTGTctgggtgacccccccccccccaaaaggggaCCCAGGTCTCCAGGGGATCTCCCCACTAggaggggacccccccccaaaaggggaCTCAGGTGTctgggtgacccccccccccccacccaaaagGGGACCCAAACATCCAGGGGACCCCCCCACTAGGAGGGGACACCCCCCaaaaggggacccaggtgtccaggaGACCCCCCCACCAagaggggaccccccccaaaaggggATCCAGGTGTCcagggtgaccccccccccacccaaaagGGGACCCAAGCATccaggggacccccccaccaagaggggacccccccaaaagggGACTCAGGTGTCTgggtgacacccccccacccaaaaggggacccaggtgtccaggggACCCCCCCACTAGgagggggacccccccccccaaaaggggaTCCAGGTGTCcagggggaccccccccacacccaaaAGGGGACCCAAGCATCCAGGAGACCCCCCCACCAagaggggaccccccccaaaaggggATCCAGGTGTCCAgggtgacccccccccacccaaaagGGGACCCAAGCATccaggggacccccccaccaagaggggacccccccaaaaggggacccaggtgtccaggggacccccccactaggaggggaccccccccccaaaaggggaTCCAGGtgtctgggtgcccccccccacccaagaAAGGACCCAAGCCTCCAggtgacccccccccaagagtggggacccccccaggagGGGACCCAagcacccagggaccccccccccataagggacccaggcatccagaccctttcttcccccccccggccccaggggtctggggtgcccccccatcaccccccccccacccaaggcgcggggggggggcacccaagcACCCACCGATGGATTTCTGGCGCAGCATGAGGCCgtggggggggccgggggggaggaaGGGTCGGTCGAAGCCCCCCGGTCCCATGCGGTGAGCCTCGaagggggcctggggggggggcaagggggggggtCTTGTCAGGGCAAATGGGtgtctgggacccccccaccctaAAGGACCCAGACACCCAGAACCCCCCCCCAGTCACTGGGGACCCCCCACCCTAAGGGACCCAGACATTGGGGACCCCCCCTTAGGTGTCTGAGACCCCCCCTAAGAGACCCAGacacccaggaccccccccagtcACTGGGCACCCCCCACCCTAAGGGACCCAGGtttctgggacccccccccacccaaagGGACCCAGACACCGGGGACCCCCCACCCTAAAGGACCCAGacacccaggacccccccagtccttgggggaccccccccaccctaAGGGACCCAGATattgggacccccccaccctaAGGGACCAGacacccaggacccccccccagtaaTTGGGGACCCCCCACCCTAAAGGACCCAGacactggggaccccccccagtcACTGGGCACCCCCCACCCTAAGGGACCCAGAtattggggacccccccaccctaAAGGACCCAGacacccaggacccccccccagtcactgggacccccccaccctaAGGGAccacccaggacccccaccctTAAGtgtctgggacccccccctAAGGGACCCAGAcgcccaggaccccccccagtcACTGGGGCCCCCCCCACCCTAAGGGACCCAGAtattggggacccccccaccctaAAGGACCCAGacacccaggacccccccccagtcactgggacccccccaccctaAGGGAccacccaggacccccaccctTAAGtgtctgggaccccccccaagggacccagacacccaggaccccccccagtcACTGGTGACCCCCCCACACTAAGGGACCCAGAcattggggacccccccaccctaAGGGACCCAGacacccaggaccccccccaagtCCTtgggcccccccccaccctAAGGGACCCAGGTatcttgccccccccccaccccccacccaaaGGGACCCAAACActggggggacccccccccaggtatgtgggaccccccccacccacctcGGGGCTGAAGAAGCCTTTGGGGCGAGTTTTGCCCagggggggcaagggggggcccggcccctcccccgcaCTGATGCTCTGCTGGGCGGCCGCCAGGATCTCGTCCAGtttgtctggggggggggggcaggtgactgagaggga
This window encodes:
- the LOC138684021 gene encoding LOW QUALITY PROTEIN: SH3 and multiple ankyrin repeat domains protein 1-like (The sequence of the model RefSeq protein was modified relative to this genomic sequence to represent the inferred CDS: deleted 1 base in 1 codon) — protein: YQMALNKLDEILAAAQQSISAGEGPGPPLPPLGKTRPKGFFSPEAPFEAHRMGPGGFDRPFLPPGPPHGLMLRQKSIGAPEEDKPFLAPPSGKFSRSLSVPGSDDIPPPPTTSPPEPPYSTPPAPLGAATPRSVGTGPGGGGPWRLYNFGGRGSGGGGDDDAGPRFGRGGSPQTFTSQRPFGEADEGGGRRGGWGGAGGGSGGGQKFYRHPHHRGKSPLHQQQRAKQPGQQRGSRRGERGSRRRPPPIGGGGGIFIPPPPSSSSSSAARFRLHLPIRGGFGGGGQEGVGGGGRAAKVRALPLHRGRGRCRRGGPGRSPPPPPFQKHRRRHVRRRSFSAAALPQRYRRGKRFYLAAALQPALLQPAAASQPAAAQPAAAQPGLGPLAAGLTALPAGLAALAPTGLAALRQPSQAASGVLPAGLAVLQPGGAAAAASHAGGGAARPDSAPLQAAGGGPAAAFRGGGASLPLALAALQPAASPLPKSKPAPPAARDEAAAPRRRPKLGVPPPAAPPVSPSPPSAEGRLELRVRFAEAGGLLALPPPAPSVDGDEELLLAEPLPPPLEFANSFEGPEGPPVGDSTASSLTSYDSEVATLTQGTPENRRGGGAATGPSGPLGIGGGVPEGADPVTDSGIEEVDSRSSSDHPAESGEGPPPYGPSGDGGSGRGAGGAGGGERRGGATAEGPKFGKRPDEEESAEEESPRLGPGGGRGTLRGRQGRRPGETQDMSRQRDLYGQRDLYVRQDVGVQRDLYVQQDVGVQRDLGVQRDLGVQQDLGVQQGMGVQRDLYVQQDVGVQQDTGVQRDVGVQWDVGVQQDLYVHQDVGVQQDLYVHRDVGVHRDVGVPQDMGVQRDVGVQRDVAAQQHLQQDTQRDLGVQRGVQEDTGVQLDVGVQQERDVQQDMDVQQDTSVQQDGDLQQEMQRDTAVQRDADVQGDAAVQWDEDVQEDVQGDAAVQRAVRQPPGVREAAGV